A genomic stretch from Aedes albopictus strain Foshan chromosome 2, AalbF5, whole genome shotgun sequence includes:
- the LOC134287412 gene encoding uncharacterized protein LOC134287412 produces MDWTLRSLIKCHGYWTALFCCTIVVWWTWFTLDPERSIGFVKAHNIRYFGIPALIFGMLWTMACVALVVAIYKESLFLLCPFSTMFLIEFGALLCRDIYLVASHHNMDETYLFNLSAPGRLYLSCILYVVPNIAFSLLALKHIFQDEKKIAGQDSDYFIS; encoded by the exons ATGGACTGGACCCTGAGATCGTTGATCAAGTGCCATGGCTATTGGACGGCTCTTTTCTGCTGCACAATTGTGGTTTGGTGGACCTGGTTTACACTAGATCCGGAGCGTTCGATAGGATTCGTTAAAG CACATAATATTCGATATTTTGGTATCCCAGCTTTGATCTTTGGAATGCTGTGGACTATGGCATGCGTCGCATTGGTGGTAGCAATCTACAAG GAAAGCTTGTTTCTCCTATGCCCATTTTCAACAATGTTCCTAATAGAATTCGGCGCGCTACTCTGTCGAGATATTTATCTAGTGGCAAGTCATCATAACATGGATGAAACCTACCTTTTCAATCTATCTGCACCGGGCAGGCTGTATCTGTCGTGCATTCTAT ATGTTGTTCCAAACATTGCATTCAGCTTGCTGGCGTTGAAGCATATTTTTCAGGATGAGAAGAAGATAGCTGGACAAGATTCAGATTATTTTATTAGTTGA